One Mycobacterium marseillense DNA window includes the following coding sequences:
- a CDS encoding limonene-1,2-epoxide hydrolase family protein, producing the protein MTELTGTTVTNTRTVEGFLNALQDADYEAADAALADDLVYENVGLPTIHGRARAMKLFRQMEGRAAFEVKIHRIAADGAAVLTERTDALIFGPLRLQFWVCGVFEVHNGRITLWRDYFDFFDMLKATARGLAALVLPSLKATF; encoded by the coding sequence ATGACCGAGCTGACTGGGACGACCGTGACGAACACCCGTACGGTCGAAGGATTCCTGAACGCGCTGCAGGACGCGGATTACGAGGCCGCCGACGCCGCGCTGGCCGACGATCTGGTCTACGAAAACGTGGGCCTGCCCACCATCCATGGCCGCGCCAGGGCCATGAAGCTGTTTCGCCAGATGGAGGGCCGCGCCGCCTTCGAGGTGAAGATTCACCGCATCGCGGCCGACGGCGCCGCGGTGCTCACCGAACGCACCGACGCGCTGATCTTCGGCCCGCTGCGGCTGCAGTTCTGGGTGTGCGGCGTGTTCGAGGTCCACAACGGGCGAATCACGTTGTGGCGGGACTACTTCGACTTCTTCGACATGCTCAAGGCCACCGCGCGCGGCCTGGCGGCGCTGGTGCTGCCGTCGCTGAAAGCGACGTTCTGA
- the pspM gene encoding phage shock envelope stress response protein PspM has protein sequence MAVNAPRPALWRAVLHRGLETAADLSDLVARKIGAAADPRARQLRRRRRALRWGLVFAAGCVFWAAVTMLLAAWGWFALLLQITGGVAVVMAVPATLLLLRYRWLRSEPLPVPRTTAARRLPPPGSAARPAMYALGASERGFFSLVAVLERGAMLPTAEIRDLTAAATRTSAAMASTAAQVVSMERAAQAGEQSRSYLVPTINAFTAQLSAGVRQYNEMVTAAAQLVSSANGGGLTESQRYRAELAGATDRLVGWAQAFDELGGLRGAG, from the coding sequence ATGGCGGTGAACGCGCCGCGGCCCGCCCTGTGGCGCGCGGTGCTGCACCGCGGGTTGGAAACCGCCGCCGACCTTTCCGACCTGGTGGCCCGCAAGATCGGCGCGGCCGCGGACCCCCGCGCGCGCCAGCTGCGCCGTCGCCGCCGCGCGCTGCGGTGGGGCCTGGTCTTCGCCGCCGGGTGTGTGTTCTGGGCGGCGGTGACGATGTTGCTTGCGGCCTGGGGCTGGTTCGCGTTGCTGCTGCAGATCACCGGCGGCGTCGCGGTCGTCATGGCTGTCCCGGCCACCTTGTTGCTGCTGCGCTACCGCTGGCTGCGGTCCGAGCCGCTGCCGGTGCCCCGGACCACGGCCGCGCGCCGCCTGCCGCCGCCGGGTTCGGCGGCGCGCCCGGCCATGTACGCGCTGGGTGCTTCCGAGCGCGGCTTTTTCTCGCTCGTGGCCGTGCTGGAGCGGGGCGCGATGTTGCCGACGGCCGAGATCCGCGACTTGACCGCGGCCGCCACCAGAACCTCGGCCGCCATGGCGTCCACCGCCGCGCAGGTGGTGTCGATGGAGCGCGCGGCGCAGGCCGGCGAGCAGTCGCGGTCGTACCTGGTGCCCACCATCAACGCGTTCACCGCGCAACTGAGCGCGGGCGTTCGTCAGTACAACGAAATGGTCACCGCCGCAGCGCAATTGGTGTCCTCGGCCAACGGTGGCGGGCTCACCGAGTCGCAGCGCTACCGCGCGGAGCTGGCCGGGGCGACGGACCGCCTGGTCGGGTGGGCGCAGGCGTTCGACGAACTCGGCGGACTGCGCGGCGCCGGCTAG
- the pspA gene encoding phage shock protein PspA, producing the protein MANPFVKAWKYLTALFNAKIDEHADPKVQIQQAIEEAQRTHQALTQQAAQVIGNQRQLEMRLNRQLADVEKLQVNVRQALTLADQATAAGDAAKATEYNNAAEAFAAQLVTAEQSVEDLKTLHDQALSAAGQAKKAVEQNAMVLQQKIAERTKLLSQLEQAKMQEQVSASLQSMSDLAAPGNVPSLDEVRDKIERRYANAIGAAELAQGSVQGRMLEVEQAGVQMAGHSRLEQIRASMRGEALPTGGTPAAGSTPATPAPAESTGGAVSEKPLGQ; encoded by the coding sequence ATGGCCAATCCGTTCGTCAAGGCGTGGAAGTACCTCACGGCGCTGTTCAACGCGAAGATCGACGAGCACGCAGACCCCAAGGTGCAGATCCAGCAGGCCATCGAGGAAGCGCAACGCACGCACCAGGCGCTGACCCAGCAGGCCGCGCAGGTGATCGGCAACCAGCGGCAACTCGAGATGCGGCTCAACCGTCAGCTGGCCGACGTGGAAAAGCTTCAGGTCAACGTGCGCCAGGCCCTCACGCTGGCCGACCAGGCGACCGCCGCCGGGGACGCCGCCAAGGCCACCGAATACAACAACGCGGCCGAGGCGTTCGCCGCCCAGCTGGTCACCGCCGAGCAAAGCGTCGAAGACCTCAAGACGCTGCACGATCAGGCGCTGAGCGCGGCCGGGCAGGCCAAGAAGGCCGTCGAACAGAACGCCATGGTGCTGCAGCAGAAGATCGCCGAGCGCACCAAGCTGCTCAGCCAGCTCGAGCAGGCCAAGATGCAGGAACAGGTCAGCGCCTCGCTGCAGTCGATGAGCGATCTGGCCGCCCCGGGCAACGTCCCCAGCCTCGACGAGGTGCGCGACAAGATCGAGCGCCGCTACGCCAACGCGATCGGGGCCGCCGAACTGGCGCAGGGTTCGGTGCAGGGCCGGATGCTCGAGGTCGAGCAGGCCGGCGTGCAGATGGCCGGCCATTCCCGGCTCGAGCAGATCCGCGCGTCCATGCGCGGCGAGGCGCTGCCGACCGGGGGGACACCCGCGGCGGGGTCCACGCCCGCCACGCCCGCGCCCGCGGAGAGCACCGGCGGCGCGGTCAGCGAGAAGCCGCTTGGTCAGTAG
- the clgR gene encoding transcriptional regulator ClgR, whose product MPPLVREVIGDVLREARTTQGRTLREVSDSARVSLGYLSEVERGRKEPSSELLNAICDALDVPLSSVLTHAGERMAGQERAHDQAAVAAPAGTSIDVSTKVVIPPVGSLALA is encoded by the coding sequence ATGCCGCCATTGGTGCGCGAGGTCATCGGCGACGTGCTGCGCGAGGCCCGCACGACACAGGGCCGCACGCTGCGTGAGGTGTCCGATTCGGCGCGGGTCAGCCTTGGGTATCTGTCCGAGGTCGAGCGTGGCCGCAAGGAGCCGTCCAGCGAGCTACTCAACGCGATCTGCGACGCGCTGGACGTCCCGTTGTCGTCGGTGCTCACCCACGCCGGTGAGCGGATGGCCGGCCAGGAAAGGGCCCACGACCAGGCCGCCGTCGCCGCGCCCGCCGGCACCAGCATCGATGTCAGCACCAAGGTCGTCATTCCGCCGGTGGGGTCGCTGGCGCTGGCCTGA
- the pgsA gene encoding CDP-diacylglycerol--glycerol-3-phosphate 3-phosphatidyltransferase, with translation MSGQPQTGPVVGRANIANLANTLTLLRLVLVPVFLLALFAGDGQQAGFRVVAFLIFAVACITDRLDGLLARNYGMATEFGAFVDPIADKTLVGSALIGLSMLGELPWWVTVVILAREFGVTVLRLAVIRRGVIPASWGGKVKTVVQVLAIGLFVLPLAGTPGAFRVAADVVMGLAIVLTVITGIDYVVSTVREVRRTNG, from the coding sequence GTGTCGGGGCAGCCGCAGACGGGTCCGGTGGTAGGCCGCGCGAACATCGCCAATCTCGCCAACACGCTGACGCTGCTGCGGCTGGTGCTGGTCCCGGTCTTTTTGCTCGCCCTGTTCGCCGGCGACGGTCAGCAGGCCGGCTTCCGGGTGGTGGCCTTTCTCATCTTCGCGGTGGCGTGCATCACCGATCGGCTGGACGGCCTGCTCGCCCGTAACTACGGCATGGCAACCGAATTCGGCGCGTTCGTCGACCCGATCGCGGACAAGACGCTGGTGGGATCGGCGCTGATCGGCCTGTCGATGCTCGGCGAGCTGCCGTGGTGGGTCACCGTGGTGATCCTGGCCCGCGAATTCGGGGTCACCGTGCTGCGGCTGGCCGTGATCCGCCGCGGGGTTATCCCGGCCAGCTGGGGCGGCAAGGTCAAGACGGTGGTGCAGGTGTTGGCCATCGGATTGTTCGTCCTGCCGTTGGCGGGAACGCCGGGGGCGTTCCGGGTGGCCGCGGACGTGGTGATGGGCTTGGCGATCGTGCTGACGGTGATCACCGGGATCGACTACGTGGTCTCGACCGTCCGCGAAGTGCGCCGCACGAACGGCTGA
- a CDS encoding amino-acid N-acetyltransferase, whose product MPILLAVSRSPQGYRPLVRRARTSDVPAIKQLVDTYAGKILLEKNLVTLYEAVQEFWVAEHEGRVVGCGALHVLWADLGEVRTVAVNPAMTGHGIGHAIVDRLLDVARELALKRLFVLTFETDFFARHGFTEIEGTPVTAEVFEEMCRSYDIGVAEFLDLSYVKPNILGNSRMLLVL is encoded by the coding sequence ATGCCGATACTGTTAGCCGTGAGCAGAAGTCCACAGGGCTACCGGCCGCTGGTGCGGCGAGCGCGAACGTCCGATGTTCCCGCCATCAAGCAACTGGTCGACACCTACGCGGGAAAGATCCTGCTCGAGAAGAACCTCGTGACGCTCTACGAGGCCGTTCAGGAGTTCTGGGTGGCCGAACACGAGGGCCGCGTCGTCGGTTGCGGGGCGTTGCACGTGCTGTGGGCCGACCTCGGCGAGGTGCGCACCGTCGCGGTCAACCCGGCGATGACGGGCCACGGCATCGGCCACGCGATCGTCGACCGGCTGCTCGACGTCGCCCGCGAGTTGGCGCTCAAGCGGCTGTTCGTGTTGACGTTCGAGACCGACTTCTTCGCGCGACACGGGTTCACCGAGATCGAGGGCACGCCGGTGACCGCCGAGGTGTTCGAGGAGATGTGCCGTTCCTACGACATCGGTGTGGCCGAATTCCTGGACCTGAGCTACGTCAAGCCGAACATCCTCGGCAACTCCCGGATGCTGTTGGTCTTGTAA
- a CDS encoding DNA translocase FtsK — MVATTTTGIAGLLGAPGMGDEHDFAHRNVTLLTPAGARSAPCLTSRAVTSVAGGVDDAVATTLAVMPSKTAARSGSRTSRSKAPSRAGGSRKARPAAPRRKPGKPARRRNHSPLVGIGLTCGRALRATWVMAARGTGGAARSIGRARDIDPGHRRDGIALLLLGFSVVVAASSWFHAAGPVGAWVDTLVRTFIGAGVLALPVVTAAVGVTLMRTEPNPDVRPRLILGASLITLSVLGLRHLWSGSPGDPEARRRAAGFIGFAIGGPLSDGLTPWIAAPLLFIGFMFGLLLLTGTTIREVPVVMRNLFHTRFVEDYDDEPYDYADEFDEEDAEPAHDGYYGDASPEPDDEPAPWSPDDDAQAALQDDIPTVPEPAVQPGAARGRKRGRSADKQDTIELDRVVEGPYTLPSLSLLVAGDPPKKRSAANNVMADAITEVLTQFKVDAAVTGCTRGPTVTRYEVELGPGVKVEKITALQKNIAYAVATESVRMLAPIPGKSAVGIEVPNTDREMVRLADVLTAPSTRRDHHPLVIGLGKDIEGDFISANLAKMPHLLVAGSTGSGKSSFVNSMLVSLLARATPEEVRMILIDPKMVELTPYEGIPHLITPIITQPKKAAAALAWLVEEMEQRYQDMQASRVRHIDDFNEKVRSGAITAPLGSQREYRPYPYVVAIVDELADLMMTAPRDVEDAIVRITQKARAAGIHLVLATQRPSVDVVTGLIKTNVPSRLAFATSSLTDSRVILDQAGAEKLIGMGDGLFLPMGAGKPIRLQGAFITDEEIQAVVTACKDQAEPEYTEGVTTAKPTGERTDVDPDIGDDMDVFLQAVELVVSSQFGSTSMLQRKLRVGFAKAGRLMDLMETRGIVGPSEGSKAREVLIKPDELAGTLALIRGGSDADGGEPDTD; from the coding sequence ATGGTGGCGACGACGACAACGGGCATTGCTGGCCTCCTGGGCGCTCCGGGAATGGGTGACGAGCACGACTTCGCTCACCGGAATGTCACCCTACTCACGCCCGCGGGCGCCCGATCCGCCCCATGCCTCACAAGCCGGGCGGTTACCAGTGTGGCGGGTGGTGTAGATGATGCCGTTGCGACTACCCTTGCCGTCATGCCCAGTAAGACCGCCGCCCGCTCCGGAAGCCGAACGAGCAGGTCAAAGGCCCCTTCCCGCGCCGGTGGGTCCCGCAAGGCGCGCCCCGCAGCGCCCCGCCGGAAGCCCGGCAAACCCGCCCGGCGCCGGAACCACTCGCCACTGGTCGGAATCGGGCTGACCTGCGGTCGCGCGCTGCGCGCCACTTGGGTAATGGCCGCGCGGGGGACCGGCGGCGCCGCTCGCTCGATCGGGCGGGCCCGCGACATCGACCCCGGCCACCGCCGCGACGGCATCGCGCTGCTGTTGCTGGGTTTTTCGGTGGTGGTCGCCGCGAGCTCGTGGTTCCACGCCGCCGGGCCGGTCGGCGCGTGGGTCGACACCCTGGTGCGGACCTTCATCGGCGCCGGCGTGCTGGCCCTGCCCGTCGTCACCGCCGCGGTGGGGGTGACCCTGATGCGGACCGAACCCAACCCCGACGTGCGCCCCAGGCTGATCCTGGGCGCCAGCCTGATCACCCTGTCGGTGCTCGGCCTGCGTCACCTGTGGTCGGGCTCGCCGGGCGATCCGGAAGCGCGCCGGCGCGCGGCGGGATTCATCGGCTTCGCGATCGGCGGGCCGCTCTCGGACGGGCTCACCCCCTGGATCGCCGCGCCGCTGCTGTTCATCGGCTTCATGTTCGGCCTGTTGCTGTTGACGGGCACCACCATCCGGGAAGTGCCTGTGGTGATGCGCAACCTGTTCCACACCCGGTTCGTCGAGGACTACGACGACGAGCCGTACGACTACGCCGACGAGTTCGACGAGGAGGATGCCGAACCCGCACACGACGGCTACTACGGCGACGCGTCCCCGGAGCCGGACGACGAGCCGGCGCCGTGGTCACCCGACGACGACGCCCAGGCCGCGCTGCAGGACGACATCCCCACGGTCCCCGAACCGGCCGTGCAACCCGGCGCGGCGCGGGGCCGCAAGCGCGGACGCTCGGCGGACAAGCAGGACACCATCGAGCTGGACCGCGTCGTCGAGGGCCCCTACACGCTGCCGTCGCTGAGCCTGCTGGTCGCCGGGGACCCGCCCAAGAAGCGCAGCGCCGCCAACAACGTCATGGCCGACGCCATCACCGAGGTGCTGACCCAGTTCAAGGTGGACGCGGCGGTCACCGGCTGCACACGCGGGCCGACCGTCACCCGCTACGAGGTCGAGCTGGGCCCGGGCGTCAAGGTCGAAAAGATCACCGCGCTGCAGAAGAACATCGCCTACGCGGTGGCCACCGAGAGCGTGCGCATGCTCGCGCCCATCCCCGGCAAGTCCGCCGTCGGCATCGAGGTGCCCAACACCGACCGCGAGATGGTGCGGCTGGCCGACGTGCTCACCGCGCCGTCGACGCGACGCGACCACCACCCGCTGGTGATCGGGCTGGGCAAGGACATCGAGGGCGACTTCATCTCGGCCAACCTGGCCAAGATGCCGCACCTGCTGGTCGCCGGGTCCACCGGATCCGGTAAGTCCAGCTTCGTCAACTCGATGCTGGTCTCGCTGCTGGCCCGGGCCACCCCGGAAGAGGTCAGGATGATCCTGATCGATCCGAAGATGGTGGAACTCACGCCGTACGAAGGCATTCCGCACCTGATCACCCCGATCATCACCCAGCCCAAGAAGGCGGCGGCGGCGCTGGCGTGGCTGGTCGAGGAGATGGAGCAGCGCTACCAGGACATGCAGGCCTCGCGGGTGCGGCACATCGACGACTTCAACGAGAAGGTGCGCTCCGGGGCCATCACCGCGCCGCTGGGTAGCCAGCGCGAGTACCGCCCCTACCCGTACGTGGTGGCGATCGTCGACGAGCTGGCCGACCTGATGATGACGGCGCCGCGCGACGTCGAGGACGCGATCGTGCGGATCACCCAAAAGGCCCGCGCCGCAGGCATTCACCTGGTGCTGGCCACCCAGCGCCCGTCGGTGGACGTGGTCACCGGGCTCATCAAGACCAACGTGCCGTCGCGGCTGGCGTTCGCCACGTCGTCGCTCACCGATTCGCGGGTGATCCTGGACCAGGCCGGCGCGGAGAAGCTGATCGGCATGGGCGACGGGCTGTTCCTGCCGATGGGCGCGGGCAAGCCGATCCGGTTGCAGGGCGCCTTCATCACCGACGAGGAGATCCAGGCCGTCGTCACCGCCTGCAAGGACCAGGCCGAACCCGAGTACACCGAGGGCGTCACGACCGCCAAGCCCACCGGGGAACGCACCGACGTCGACCCCGACATCGGCGACGACATGGACGTGTTCCTGCAGGCCGTCGAGCTGGTGGTGTCCAGCCAGTTCGGCTCCACCTCGATGCTGCAGCGCAAGCTGCGGGTCGGCTTCGCCAAGGCCGGCCGGCTGATGGACCTGATGGAGACCCGCGGCATCGTCGGGCCGTCCGAGGGGTCCAAGGCGCGCGAGGTGCTGATCAAGCCCGACGAGCTGGCCGGGACGCTGGCGTTGATCCGGGGCGGCAGCGACGCCGACGGCGGCGAGCCCGACACCGACTAG
- a CDS encoding putative quinol monooxygenase, with translation MPVVVVATMTVKPESVDTVRDILTRAVEEVHDEPGCELYSLHNSGETFVFIEQWADEEALKAHSTAPAIGKMFSAAGEHLDGAPDIKMLQTISAGDPAKGQLRP, from the coding sequence ATGCCCGTTGTCGTCGTCGCCACCATGACCGTCAAACCGGAATCGGTCGACACCGTCCGCGACATCCTGACGCGCGCGGTCGAAGAGGTGCACGACGAACCCGGCTGCGAGCTGTACTCGCTGCACAATTCGGGCGAGACCTTCGTCTTCATCGAACAATGGGCCGACGAGGAGGCGCTCAAGGCGCACAGCACCGCGCCGGCGATCGGCAAGATGTTCAGCGCGGCCGGCGAGCACCTCGACGGCGCCCCCGACATCAAGATGTTGCAGACGATCTCGGCGGGCGATCCGGCCAAAGGACAGTTGCGTCCCTGA
- a CDS encoding mycofactocin-coupled SDR family oxidoreductase, with protein MAPSSEGPLKGKVAFITGAARGQGRAHAVRLAADGADIIAVDLCDQIASVPYSLATPEDLAATVKLVEDTGARIVASRGDVRDRESLSAALQAGLDEFGRLDIVVANAGIAPMQSGDDGWRDVIDVNLTGVYNTIKAAIPTMVKQGTGGSIVLISSSAGLAGVGSPDAGSVGYAAAKHGVVGLMRVYANLLAGQMIRVNSIHPSGVETPMINNEFTREWLAKMAAATDTPGAMGNAMPVEVLDVEDIANAVAWLVSDQARYITGVTLPVDAGFLNK; from the coding sequence ATGGCCCCCTCGTCGGAAGGTCCCCTGAAAGGGAAGGTCGCCTTCATCACCGGCGCCGCCCGCGGACAGGGGCGCGCGCACGCGGTGCGGCTGGCCGCCGACGGCGCCGACATCATCGCCGTCGACCTGTGCGACCAGATCGCCAGCGTCCCCTACTCGCTGGCCACGCCCGAGGACCTGGCGGCCACCGTGAAGCTCGTGGAGGACACCGGCGCGCGCATCGTGGCCTCCCGCGGCGACGTCCGCGACCGCGAATCGCTGTCCGCGGCACTGCAAGCCGGCCTCGACGAGTTCGGCCGCCTCGATATCGTGGTGGCCAACGCCGGGATCGCCCCCATGCAATCCGGTGACGACGGCTGGCGCGACGTCATCGACGTCAACCTCACCGGCGTGTACAACACGATCAAGGCGGCGATACCCACGATGGTCAAGCAGGGCACCGGCGGCTCGATCGTGTTGATCAGCTCCAGCGCCGGGCTGGCCGGCGTCGGCAGCCCCGACGCCGGTTCGGTGGGCTACGCGGCCGCCAAGCACGGGGTCGTCGGGTTGATGCGGGTGTACGCGAATCTGCTTGCCGGACAGATGATCCGGGTCAACTCCATTCATCCGTCCGGTGTCGAGACGCCGATGATCAACAACGAGTTCACCCGCGAGTGGCTGGCCAAGATGGCTGCGGCGACCGACACGCCCGGCGCCATGGGCAACGCCATGCCGGTCGAGGTGCTGGACGTCGAGGACATCGCCAACGCGGTGGCCTGGCTGGTGTCCGACCAGGCCCGCTACATCACGGGTGTCACCTTGCCGGTCGACGCGGGCTTTTTGAACAAGTAG
- a CDS encoding SAM-dependent methyltransferase has product MARNPVAQTAFGPMVLAAVEQNEPPGRRLVDDDFAELFLPTPLRWLVGATRFAPVRRLMIRGSEFAGPGLWANLACRKRFIADKLAESLDDIDAVVILGAGLDTRAYLLTRRVRIPVFEVDLPVNVARKFKTVRRVLGEPPLSVRLVALNLEHDDLLTALAEHGYRTDYRVFFICEGVTQYLTEATVRRTLEGLRAAAPGSRLVFTYVRRDFIDGTNRYGTRTLYRNVRQRRQLWHFGLQPDDVAAFVGEYGWRLVEQAGPDELAARYVEPTGRKLKASQLEWSAYAEKI; this is encoded by the coding sequence ATGGCGCGAAATCCGGTAGCGCAAACGGCGTTCGGCCCGATGGTCTTGGCGGCCGTCGAGCAGAACGAGCCGCCCGGGCGCCGCCTGGTGGACGACGATTTCGCCGAGCTGTTCTTGCCCACCCCGCTGCGGTGGCTGGTCGGCGCGACGCGGTTCGCGCCGGTTCGTCGCCTGATGATCCGGGGTTCGGAGTTCGCCGGTCCCGGGCTGTGGGCGAATCTGGCCTGCCGCAAGCGGTTTATCGCCGACAAGCTCGCCGAGTCGCTCGACGACATCGACGCCGTCGTCATCCTGGGGGCGGGCCTGGACACCCGCGCCTATCTGCTGACGCGGCGGGTCCGCATCCCGGTGTTCGAGGTCGACCTGCCGGTCAACGTCGCCCGCAAGTTCAAGACGGTGCGCCGGGTACTGGGCGAACCGCCGCTGTCGGTCCGGTTGGTGGCGTTGAACCTCGAGCACGACGACCTGCTCACCGCGCTCGCCGAACACGGTTATCGCACCGATTACCGGGTCTTCTTCATCTGCGAGGGCGTCACCCAGTACCTGACCGAAGCCACCGTGCGCCGCACGCTGGAGGGGCTGCGCGCGGCGGCGCCGGGCAGCCGTTTGGTGTTCACCTATGTCCGTAGGGATTTCATCGACGGCACGAATCGGTATGGCACCCGCACGCTGTACCGCAACGTGCGCCAGCGCCGGCAGCTGTGGCATTTCGGCTTGCAGCCCGACGACGTCGCCGCGTTCGTCGGCGAATACGGCTGGCGACTGGTGGAACAGGCCGGCCCCGACGAGCTCGCCGCGCGTTATGTCGAGCCGACCGGCCGCAAACTCAAGGCGTCGCAACTGGAGTGGTCGGCCTACGCCGAGAAGATCTAG
- a CDS encoding ribonuclease J codes for MDVDLAPPGPLATGGLRVTALGGISEIGRNMTVLEHLGRLLIIDCGVMFPTHDEPGVDLILPDLRHIEDRLDDIEALVLTHAHEDHIGGIPFLLKLRPDIPVVGSRFTLALVAAKCREHRLKPVFVEVAEGQKSAHGVFECQYFAVNHSIPDALAIAVHTGAGTILHTGDIKLDQLPLDGRPTDLPGMSRLGDAGVDLFLCDSTNAEHPGVGPSESEVGPTLHRLIRGADGRVIVACFASNVDRVQQIIDAAVALGRRVSFVGRSMVRNMGIARELGFLRVADSDVIDIGAAEMMPPERVVLITTGTQGEPMSALSRMSRGEHRSITLTAGDLVVLASSLIPGNEEAVYGVIDELAKIGARVVTNAQARVHVSGHAYAGELLFLYNGIRPRHVMPVHGTWRMLRANSKLAARTGVPEESILLAENGVSVDLVAGKASIAGAVPVGKMFVDGLINGDVGDITLGERLILSSGFVAVTIVVQRGTGRPVAPPHLYSRGFSEDPKALEPAVRRVEAELEALLAENITDPGRIAQGVRRTVGKWVGETYRRQPMIVPTVIEV; via the coding sequence GTGGATGTAGACCTCGCCCCGCCAGGCCCGTTGGCCACTGGAGGGTTGCGGGTCACCGCGCTTGGCGGCATCAGCGAAATCGGCCGCAACATGACGGTTCTGGAGCACCTGGGCAGGCTGCTCATCATCGACTGCGGGGTGATGTTTCCCACCCACGACGAGCCCGGGGTCGACCTGATCCTCCCGGATCTGCGCCATATCGAGGATCGGCTCGACGACATCGAGGCGCTGGTGCTCACCCACGCGCACGAGGATCACATCGGCGGCATTCCGTTCCTGCTCAAGCTGCGGCCCGACATCCCGGTCGTCGGTTCGAGATTCACGCTCGCGCTGGTCGCCGCGAAGTGCCGCGAGCACCGGCTCAAGCCGGTGTTCGTCGAGGTGGCCGAGGGCCAGAAGAGCGCCCACGGCGTCTTCGAATGCCAGTACTTCGCCGTCAACCACTCCATCCCCGACGCGCTGGCGATCGCCGTGCATACCGGCGCGGGAACGATTCTGCACACCGGCGACATCAAACTCGACCAGCTTCCGCTGGACGGCCGGCCGACCGACCTACCCGGCATGTCCCGCCTCGGGGACGCCGGGGTGGACCTGTTCCTGTGTGACTCGACCAATGCCGAGCACCCCGGCGTGGGGCCGTCGGAGAGCGAAGTGGGTCCGACGCTGCACCGCCTGATCCGCGGCGCCGACGGCCGCGTCATCGTGGCGTGCTTCGCCTCCAACGTGGACCGTGTCCAGCAAATCATCGATGCCGCAGTGGCATTGGGCCGCCGGGTGTCGTTCGTCGGCCGCTCCATGGTGCGCAACATGGGCATCGCCCGAGAGCTCGGCTTTTTGCGGGTGGCGGATTCCGACGTGATCGATATCGGCGCGGCCGAGATGATGCCGCCCGAGCGGGTGGTGCTGATCACCACCGGAACCCAGGGTGAGCCGATGTCGGCGTTGTCGCGGATGTCGCGCGGCGAGCACCGCAGCATCACCCTGACCGCGGGTGACCTCGTGGTGCTGGCGTCGTCGCTGATCCCGGGCAACGAGGAGGCCGTCTACGGCGTCATCGACGAACTCGCCAAGATCGGGGCCCGCGTCGTCACCAACGCTCAAGCGCGCGTTCACGTTTCGGGCCACGCCTACGCCGGCGAACTGCTGTTCCTGTACAACGGGATTCGGCCTCGCCATGTCATGCCCGTGCACGGGACGTGGCGGATGCTGCGCGCCAACTCCAAGCTGGCGGCCCGCACCGGCGTGCCGGAGGAGTCGATCCTGCTGGCCGAGAACGGGGTCAGCGTCGACCTGGTCGCCGGCAAGGCGTCGATCGCCGGGGCGGTGCCGGTCGGCAAGATGTTCGTCGACGGCCTGATCAACGGCGACGTCGGCGACATCACGTTGGGCGAAAGGCTCATCCTGTCATCGGGTTTCGTCGCGGTGACCATCGTGGTCCAGCGCGGCACCGGGCGTCCGGTGGCCCCACCGCACCTGTATTCGCGCGGCTTCTCCGAAGACCCCAAGGCCCTCGAGCCGGCCGTGCGCAGGGTCGAGGCGGAGCTCGAGGCGCTGCTGGCCGAAAACATCACGGACCCCGGCCGCATCGCCCAGGGTGTCCGGCGCACCGTCGGCAAGTGGGTGGGCGAAACCTACCGCCGCCAGCCGATGATCGTGCCGACCGTCATCGAGGTCTGA